One window of Bacteroidota bacterium genomic DNA carries:
- a CDS encoding molybdopterin oxidoreductase family protein, whose protein sequence is MARLPVSPEKIIEAFGPHLNFTPKDGFPGRDEPDKTVKTHCCFCGMQCGIELLVKNNKVVGFEPWMEFPFNEGRLCPKGVQRYLQNNHPDRLLEPLERAQGVGFVPVTWEKAYDRVIDEITRIQHANGNDAFAVLSGVSLTNEKSYLMGKFARVALKTRNLDYNGRLCMVSAGAGNKKAFGLDRGSNNYSDLEYAEVIIVAGANVSETFPTLTHWIWKARDRGAKLIVIDPRMIPLARTADLHLDVRPGTDSALYGAMLKYLVDHDLLDHDFIAQHTSGFDATLAAVSEYTLEWAEEVTGIDKDKIRQAAELWGKAKTSFLLHARGIEHHSKGVDNVLGCINLVLATGRIGKPYCGYATITGQGNGQGGREHGHKCDQLPGNRDIENPEHRQYIADVWGIQESELPRKGLSAYEIIEAIHRGEIKGLLSICFNPLVSLPNSNYVREALEKLEFYVCIDFFLNETARHADIILPGSLQEEEEGTTTSAEGRVIRIREAVTPPGNAKTDTSIILELAKRLGAEDKFSFASSEAIFNELRVASKGGTADYFGITYKRIEDNMGIFWPCPSEDHPGTPRLWEDRKFKTPDGKAHFNPAPYKLPGEVTDAEYPVILTTGRVVSQYLSGTQTRRIGKLVNQYPEPLLEIHPELAARFNIRQSELVRVVTRRGEGIFPANIVETIRKDTVFIPYHWPGKKSVNQLTPGTLDPVSKIPEFKVCACQLQPMGQFQNPAEDTKAYASV, encoded by the coding sequence ATGGCTAGACTACCAGTTTCACCAGAAAAAATCATTGAGGCATTTGGGCCCCATCTCAACTTCACGCCAAAGGATGGCTTTCCTGGGCGGGATGAGCCCGACAAAACGGTCAAGACCCATTGCTGCTTCTGTGGTATGCAGTGCGGGATCGAATTGTTGGTGAAGAACAACAAAGTGGTTGGTTTTGAGCCGTGGATGGAATTTCCGTTCAACGAAGGAAGGCTTTGCCCCAAAGGCGTGCAACGTTACCTGCAAAACAACCATCCCGATCGCTTGTTGGAGCCTTTGGAGCGTGCACAAGGCGTAGGATTTGTGCCGGTGACTTGGGAAAAAGCCTACGATCGGGTCATTGATGAGATCACCCGCATTCAACATGCCAATGGCAACGATGCCTTTGCAGTGCTTTCGGGTGTGTCACTGACGAATGAAAAAAGTTACCTCATGGGCAAATTTGCCCGGGTCGCGCTCAAAACCCGCAACTTGGACTACAACGGCAGGCTTTGTATGGTCAGCGCTGGCGCAGGGAACAAAAAGGCCTTCGGATTGGACCGTGGATCCAACAACTACAGCGACCTGGAATATGCCGAGGTGATCATTGTGGCAGGGGCGAATGTAAGCGAGACGTTTCCAACGCTGACGCACTGGATTTGGAAAGCCCGCGACCGCGGCGCGAAACTCATTGTGATCGATCCAAGGATGATCCCATTGGCACGCACCGCAGACCTTCACCTCGATGTGCGCCCAGGAACCGATTCTGCCCTTTACGGCGCCATGCTCAAGTATTTGGTGGATCACGACCTGCTTGACCACGACTTTATTGCTCAGCATACCTCGGGTTTTGATGCTACGCTTGCTGCCGTCTCCGAATACACCTTGGAATGGGCCGAAGAGGTCACTGGCATTGACAAGGACAAAATCCGGCAAGCAGCCGAGCTTTGGGGCAAAGCCAAAACCAGCTTCCTGTTGCATGCCAGAGGCATTGAACACCATTCCAAAGGCGTGGACAATGTCTTGGGATGCATCAACCTTGTCTTGGCAACAGGCCGAATTGGAAAACCCTATTGTGGCTACGCCACGATTACCGGCCAAGGAAATGGCCAAGGCGGCCGTGAGCACGGGCATAAATGCGACCAACTCCCCGGAAATCGCGATATTGAAAACCCCGAACACCGCCAATACATTGCTGACGTTTGGGGCATTCAAGAAAGCGAATTGCCCCGCAAAGGACTCTCAGCCTATGAAATCATCGAGGCCATTCACCGGGGGGAAATCAAAGGCTTGCTTTCGATCTGTTTCAATCCGCTCGTATCCTTGCCCAACAGCAACTACGTCCGAGAGGCCCTCGAGAAACTCGAATTTTACGTTTGCATCGACTTCTTCCTCAACGAAACTGCGCGCCATGCCGACATCATCCTGCCCGGATCGCTGCAAGAGGAAGAAGAAGGGACGACGACATCGGCAGAAGGTAGGGTAATTCGCATTCGGGAAGCGGTCACACCTCCCGGCAATGCAAAAACGGATACGAGCATCATTCTCGAATTGGCTAAGCGCCTGGGGGCCGAAGACAAATTCAGTTTCGCATCGAGTGAGGCGATATTCAACGAATTGCGTGTCGCATCAAAAGGAGGGACTGCGGACTATTTTGGGATCACCTACAAGCGCATCGAGGACAACATGGGCATTTTTTGGCCTTGTCCTTCGGAAGACCATCCAGGAACGCCACGCCTTTGGGAGGACCGCAAATTCAAAACGCCAGACGGAAAAGCGCACTTTAATCCGGCACCCTACAAGCTACCCGGTGAGGTCACAGATGCCGAATACCCCGTGATTTTGACGACGGGCAGAGTTGTTTCCCAATACCTGAGTGGCACCCAAACACGCCGCATTGGGAAATTGGTCAATCAATATCCTGAACCACTGCTTGAAATCCATCCGGAATTGGCAGCGAGGTTTAACATTCGCCAATCAGAACTTGTCCGCGTTGTTACACGGCGCGGCGAAGGCATCTTTCCAGCCAATATCGTCGAGACGATCCGCAAAGACACCGTTTTTATTCCCTACCATTGGCCGGGGAAAAAATCGGTCAATCAATTGACACCAGGTACCTTGGATCCGGTCTCAAAGATTCCTGAGTTCAAGGTCTGTGCCTGCCAATTGCAACCAATGGGTCAATTTCAAAATCCTGCTGAGGACACCAAGGCGTATGCCAGCGTTTGA
- a CDS encoding alpha/beta hydrolase, with protein sequence MEAENFRITLGNKGSVAGTSHGHGTRLLLCFHGYGQSRKLFLPLLQTVPEGWRVVTIDLIFFGESEWADERQPVLPSDWDEFLRQLLEKYPSTEVHFLAFSLGAKVALSLYQATKIPIRQMILISPDGLRIHPLYRFCIYNPVGKALFYTVLRWPGLFLLFIRMLYQLRITDAFKYKFIQRQFDTPEKRVLLRRVWRGHSKLRPDLEVIAQRSTEVGTNWHIIWGAHDNILQVNLCKDFIQKVNGAKLHVVDGGHFLLNPPHEEVKSLLHEILNA encoded by the coding sequence TTGGAAGCGGAAAATTTCAGGATCACCCTTGGCAACAAGGGCAGCGTCGCCGGAACGAGCCATGGGCATGGCACGCGGCTGCTGTTGTGCTTCCATGGTTATGGCCAAAGCCGGAAATTGTTTTTGCCGCTGTTGCAGACCGTGCCCGAAGGGTGGAGAGTGGTGACCATCGACCTGATTTTCTTTGGCGAAAGCGAATGGGCGGATGAACGTCAGCCGGTTTTGCCGAGCGATTGGGACGAATTCCTGCGGCAACTTCTGGAAAAATATCCGAGCACAGAAGTTCATTTTTTGGCCTTCAGTTTGGGTGCAAAAGTTGCACTGAGCCTTTACCAAGCGACCAAAATTCCCATTCGGCAAATGATCCTGATTTCTCCCGACGGCTTGCGCATCCATCCGCTGTATCGGTTTTGCATTTACAATCCGGTTGGGAAGGCCTTGTTTTACACCGTTTTGCGGTGGCCCGGGTTGTTTTTGTTGTTCATTCGGATGCTGTACCAACTGCGGATCACGGATGCCTTTAAGTACAAATTCATTCAGCGGCAATTTGATACGCCAGAAAAGCGGGTTTTGCTCAGGCGCGTTTGGCGCGGGCATTCGAAGTTGCGCCCTGATTTGGAAGTCATTGCCCAACGCTCAACAGAAGTCGGAACGAACTGGCACATTATTTGGGGAGCACACGACAACATCTTGCAGGTGAATCTTTGCAAGGATTTTATTCAAAAGGTAAATGGTGCGAAATTGCATGTGGTGGACGGCGGACATTTCCTGCTCAATCCACCTCACGAAGAAGTAAAATCGCTCCTCCACGAGATACTGAACGCATGA
- the rfaE2 gene encoding D-glycero-beta-D-manno-heptose 1-phosphate adenylyltransferase, protein MCAAYSTAQKILTRAELQRRILVWRLKNSKVVFTNGCFDLLHLGHVDYLEKARALGDYLVLGLNSDASVKRLQKGSERPLQSEEARSRIMAALQFVDAVCIFDEDTPLDLILAIRPDILVKGDDYSLDKIVGATEVQSWGGEVQTIPLVQGHSTTNIVQKIKNASNG, encoded by the coding sequence ATGTGCGCTGCCTATTCCACTGCCCAAAAGATCTTGACCCGCGCCGAATTGCAGCGCAGGATTTTGGTCTGGCGCCTCAAAAATAGCAAAGTCGTCTTCACCAACGGCTGTTTTGACCTGCTGCACCTCGGACATGTCGATTATTTGGAGAAGGCCCGCGCCCTCGGCGACTATTTGGTCCTCGGATTAAATTCCGACGCGTCGGTCAAGCGCCTCCAAAAAGGCTCCGAACGCCCGCTCCAATCCGAGGAGGCACGTTCACGCATCATGGCTGCTCTCCAATTCGTCGACGCCGTCTGCATTTTTGACGAAGACACCCCCCTTGATTTGATTCTTGCCATTCGACCTGACATCCTCGTCAAAGGCGACGATTACAGCCTCGACAAGATTGTCGGTGCCACCGAAGTCCAAAGTTGGGGCGGCGAAGTCCAAACCATTCCGTTGGTGCAGGGCCATTCCACGACCAACATCGTCCAGAAAATCAAAAACGCTTCCAATGGGTAA
- a CDS encoding 4Fe-4S binding protein gives MNSSLEFFVDMQRCIGCKACEMACAECETNGQESMIHVNYVERAASIQTTVQVCMHCEDPVCANVCPADAISKDEFGIVHTANTERCIGCSNCVMACPFGVPKKMEQYDLMMKCNMCYDRTSIGKKPMCATVCPSGALYFGTREELALLRPNSSPVNTFQFGQEIVRTKVNLMMPKGSTKLVIE, from the coding sequence ATGAACAGTAGCTTGGAATTTTTTGTAGACATGCAACGCTGTATCGGCTGCAAAGCCTGCGAAATGGCCTGCGCCGAATGCGAGACCAATGGACAAGAGTCCATGATCCACGTCAACTATGTGGAACGCGCGGCAAGTATTCAGACAACCGTACAAGTCTGCATGCACTGCGAGGATCCAGTTTGCGCCAATGTCTGCCCTGCCGACGCCATTTCCAAAGACGAATTTGGGATTGTCCATACCGCAAACACCGAGCGGTGTATCGGTTGTTCCAATTGCGTGATGGCTTGCCCGTTTGGCGTACCCAAAAAAATGGAGCAATACGACTTGATGATGAAGTGCAACATGTGTTACGACCGAACGAGTATCGGCAAAAAACCCATGTGCGCGACCGTATGCCCAAGCGGTGCCCTCTATTTTGGTACACGCGAGGAGCTTGCCCTTTTGCGTCCCAACAGCAGCCCCGTCAACACATTTCAATTTGGTCAAGAAATTGTCCGCACCAAAGTGAATCTCATGATGCCCAAAGGCAGCACCAAATTGGTCATTGAATAA
- a CDS encoding MFS transporter, protein MFSKLNTRALVIATLATLTLVALVFLGSRKLQNFDAALVTYLFGTIFACFGVVYRYTVWLQRPPTWMYFKRGFQLFIQGRTFFYLGQIVQESIKNIALQRLIYRRGPMRWAAHFMIASGCISAFMITIPLTFGWVHFSFAPGSTEIYQAHVFGLEAFSFKLHSFTAFMTFHALNWSSWLVILGSIYYLRRRLMQPGLIATQTFESDLLPLLLLIGISVTGLGLTYSYQFMKGFAFDFLAVFHAVLVILFLVWIPFGKFFHIIQRPAQIGAKIYRMEGMRRGMATCKFTGKEFATQTHIDDLKIVTKELGFDFTLKDGSSHLDYSPEGKRDRIARAHLKARQESGSFFG, encoded by the coding sequence ATGTTTTCCAAACTGAATACGCGGGCTTTGGTGATCGCGACCTTGGCGACGTTGACCTTGGTTGCCTTGGTTTTCCTAGGATCACGGAAACTCCAAAATTTTGATGCAGCACTTGTTACCTACCTTTTTGGGACGATTTTCGCGTGTTTCGGTGTGGTCTATCGTTATACCGTATGGCTACAGCGCCCACCGACCTGGATGTATTTCAAGCGTGGCTTTCAACTGTTCATCCAAGGGCGAACTTTCTTCTACCTCGGGCAAATCGTCCAAGAGAGCATTAAAAATATCGCGCTTCAACGGCTCATTTACCGACGGGGACCGATGCGCTGGGCTGCACACTTTATGATTGCCTCGGGCTGTATTTCGGCCTTTATGATCACCATTCCATTGACTTTTGGATGGGTTCACTTTTCCTTTGCTCCTGGTTCTACGGAAATCTACCAAGCACACGTCTTTGGCTTGGAGGCGTTTAGCTTCAAACTGCACTCTTTCACAGCCTTTATGACCTTCCACGCCCTCAATTGGTCCTCGTGGTTGGTGATTTTGGGCTCGATCTACTACCTCCGCAGGCGGTTGATGCAGCCGGGTTTGATCGCAACACAGACCTTTGAATCAGACCTGCTACCCCTGTTGCTGCTGATTGGAATTTCGGTGACGGGCCTTGGGCTCACCTATTCCTATCAGTTTATGAAAGGCTTTGCCTTTGATTTCCTTGCCGTGTTTCATGCTGTGTTGGTCATCCTCTTTTTGGTTTGGATTCCGTTTGGAAAGTTCTTCCACATCATCCAACGGCCTGCACAGATTGGTGCGAAAATCTATCGCATGGAAGGAATGCGACGCGGGATGGCCACTTGCAAGTTTACGGGCAAGGAATTTGCGACCCAAACGCATATCGACGATCTAAAAATCGTCACGAAGGAACTTGGGTTTGACTTTACACTGAAAGATGGAAGCTCCCACTTGGACTACAGCCCAGAGGGAAAACGGGACCGAATTGCACGCGCCCATCTCAAAGCCCGTCAAGAAAGCGGCAGTTTTTTTGGTTGA
- the nuoH gene encoding NADH-quinone oxidoreductase subunit NuoH: MTLGYVLIIIGLALFTLLTCAAYAVYAERRVCAFIQQRVGPNRVGPWGLLQPLADVVKLLLKEDIVPAAGDKLIHFLSPVISVTIALTAFAVIPFGSDGETIIAIANVNIGVLYILALTSVAVYGITLAGWSSNSKYALMGGLRSSAQMISYELSMGLSVVSCVLLTNLLAKDSGEGYLSLVTIVNTQAETGLWNAFINPVGFLIFVTCAFAETNRTPFDLVEAEQELVGGFHTEYSSMKFATFFLAEYLNVIIASMFITTLFLGGFHGPLEKNVFHVAEWSGALQVLWSIGWFIAKTFFLVFVFIWVRWTLPRFKYNQLMSIGWKSFLPVAIFNLMLVALAGYLIKIL; this comes from the coding sequence ATGACGCTAGGATACGTACTCATTATTATCGGTCTCGCACTGTTTACACTGCTCACATGTGCCGCCTACGCGGTTTACGCCGAGCGCCGTGTCTGTGCTTTTATTCAGCAACGGGTCGGTCCCAACAGGGTCGGACCTTGGGGTTTGCTCCAACCGCTGGCAGACGTTGTCAAGCTTCTTTTGAAAGAAGACATCGTCCCCGCAGCCGGTGACAAGCTCATCCACTTTTTGAGTCCGGTCATTTCCGTCACGATTGCCTTGACCGCATTCGCAGTGATTCCTTTTGGCTCCGACGGTGAAACCATCATCGCCATTGCCAACGTGAACATCGGCGTGCTCTACATCTTGGCACTCACATCCGTCGCCGTTTACGGAATCACCCTCGCCGGTTGGAGCTCCAACAGCAAGTACGCCCTCATGGGTGGTTTGCGCAGTTCGGCGCAGATGATCAGCTACGAACTTTCGATGGGTCTTTCCGTTGTGAGCTGCGTGTTGCTGACCAACCTGCTGGCCAAAGATTCCGGCGAAGGTTATTTGAGCCTCGTCACCATCGTCAATACGCAAGCCGAAACCGGCCTCTGGAACGCCTTCATCAACCCTGTCGGCTTCCTGATTTTTGTCACTTGTGCATTCGCAGAAACCAACCGTACGCCTTTTGACTTGGTCGAGGCCGAGCAAGAACTCGTCGGTGGTTTCCACACAGAATACAGCTCGATGAAGTTTGCTACGTTCTTCTTGGCTGAATACCTCAACGTGATCATCGCTTCGATGTTCATCACCACGCTTTTCCTCGGCGGCTTCCACGGACCGTTGGAGAAAAACGTCTTCCATGTTGCAGAATGGAGCGGCGCTTTGCAGGTGCTCTGGAGCATCGGTTGGTTTATCGCAAAAACATTTTTCTTGGTGTTTGTGTTTATCTGGGTACGTTGGACCCTGCCACGCTTCAAATACAATCAGTTGATGAGCATCGGTTGGAAAAGCTTCCTTCCTGTGGCCATCTTCAACCTGATGTTGGTCGCGCTGGCAGGCTACCTGATCAAAATTCTTTGA
- a CDS encoding carboxylesterase family protein, giving the protein MKKFTLLFAILLCTLGSATAQAFVDTLYQYHDTTLQYGADVDFGGVTRTLTMDISVPTNDTPPPNGRPLMILIHGGAFMAGTKNDPGIVAMRKDFAKRGYVTAAIDYRLGMFQPAGDWHCNISFIQGVEWDCLNQTDTLEWTRAYYRGIQDAKGALRYLVIHAADYNIDPQNIFVVGESAGAFIAMGVGFMDDASEKPAGVGSLANAPLPNVRYEQGCLVRYGTGTTNAALVLARPDLGSFEGTLNPTANSYRIRGVGDLYGGMFNNLFAANANDAEIPCLYLFHQPADLIVPYGRNRLFATYAYCATLWPANCAYILNRPFVSGGSDIKAMIDALALAGDSVPDYLAEFTTNNADCATQMGNPALGGHQLDNYWTRTRNMAVYFAPRIDTTIIGVRDPFAALTLQIFPNPNGGEFKVILPANSMMENIAIMDLMGKTIIQFQGNGNEFNAKLPASIARGSYIVRVQTANGVVAQRIFVQ; this is encoded by the coding sequence ATGAAAAAATTCACCCTCCTTTTCGCTATCCTCCTTTGCACCCTTGGCTCGGCAACCGCCCAGGCCTTCGTCGATACCCTTTACCAATACCACGACACGACCCTCCAATATGGTGCGGACGTAGATTTTGGCGGCGTGACGCGGACTTTGACGATGGACATTTCCGTTCCGACGAATGATACGCCACCACCCAATGGCCGTCCGTTGATGATATTGATCCATGGCGGCGCCTTCATGGCGGGAACCAAAAATGATCCCGGCATTGTTGCGATGCGCAAGGATTTTGCCAAACGCGGCTATGTCACGGCGGCGATTGACTACCGCCTTGGCATGTTTCAACCCGCCGGGGACTGGCATTGCAACATCTCCTTTATACAAGGTGTCGAATGGGATTGCCTCAACCAAACCGACACGCTGGAATGGACCCGTGCCTATTACCGTGGCATTCAAGATGCCAAAGGCGCGCTTCGTTACTTGGTCATCCATGCCGCGGACTATAACATTGATCCGCAAAACATCTTTGTGGTCGGCGAAAGTGCCGGTGCGTTCATTGCAATGGGCGTTGGATTTATGGATGATGCCTCTGAAAAACCTGCAGGCGTGGGATCTCTTGCAAATGCGCCATTGCCTAACGTCCGGTACGAGCAGGGTTGCCTCGTGCGGTATGGTACCGGAACGACCAATGCCGCCCTTGTGCTTGCACGACCTGATCTTGGCTCATTCGAGGGTACTTTAAATCCAACCGCAAATAGCTACCGCATCCGTGGGGTCGGCGATCTTTATGGCGGCATGTTCAACAATCTCTTTGCTGCGAATGCAAACGATGCCGAAATCCCCTGTTTGTACCTTTTTCATCAGCCGGCTGACCTGATCGTGCCCTATGGCCGAAATCGCCTATTCGCGACTTACGCCTATTGCGCCACGCTGTGGCCGGCGAATTGTGCCTATATCCTGAACCGTCCCTTCGTTTCCGGCGGCAGTGACATCAAAGCCATGATAGACGCGCTTGCTTTGGCAGGAGATTCGGTGCCCGACTACCTCGCCGAATTTACCACCAACAACGCCGATTGTGCGACGCAAATGGGCAATCCAGCACTGGGAGGGCATCAATTGGACAACTATTGGACGCGGACCCGCAACATGGCGGTGTATTTTGCCCCCAGAATTGATACCACGATCATTGGCGTCCGCGATCCCTTTGCGGCGCTTACCCTTCAGATTTTCCCAAATCCAAACGGCGGCGAATTCAAAGTCATTTTGCCTGCCAACTCCATGATGGAAAACATTGCGATCATGGATTTAATGGGAAAAACAATCATTCAATTCCAAGGGAATGGAAATGAGTTCAATGCAAAGCTACCTGCATCCATTGCGCGAGGTTCCTACATCGTGCGCGTGCAAACGGCTAACGGAGTCGTCGCACAACGCATCTTCGTGCAATAA
- a CDS encoding cyclase family protein has protein sequence MGKFSLRLEIGGKTFGVVQPGICIAIPLNFNGPQPNTYGVAPAHAQAYASGGWVGDTRQGGSCNFETYTFTPHCNGTHTECVGHIVDERLRIHEQLQESLIPATLISVTPSKGADTADNYDPALNPDDLVIDRAMLEAALKETETSFHEAIIIRTLPNSDDKKSRDYMQQTPSFFTIEAMQYLVSLQLRHLLVDMPSVDRLFDEGKLSAHHIFWNLPAGSHSANNQPQQDKTITEMIYVPAQIADGKYLLNLQIAPFMADAAPSRPVLYALNPA, from the coding sequence ATGGGTAAATTCAGTTTACGTCTCGAAATCGGCGGAAAAACCTTTGGCGTGGTTCAGCCCGGAATTTGCATCGCGATTCCGCTGAATTTCAACGGTCCGCAGCCCAATACCTACGGCGTCGCCCCCGCGCATGCGCAAGCCTACGCCTCCGGGGGATGGGTGGGCGACACCCGCCAAGGCGGCTCCTGCAACTTCGAGACCTACACCTTCACCCCCCATTGCAACGGCACCCATACCGAATGCGTCGGGCATATCGTGGACGAGCGCTTGCGTATCCACGAGCAGTTGCAGGAAAGTTTGATTCCCGCCACCCTCATTTCCGTGACGCCTAGCAAGGGCGCAGACACAGCCGACAATTACGATCCGGCATTGAATCCCGACGACCTCGTCATTGACCGCGCGATGTTGGAAGCTGCATTGAAGGAAACGGAAACGAGCTTTCACGAAGCGATCATCATCCGCACGCTGCCCAACTCCGACGACAAAAAAAGTCGGGACTACATGCAGCAAACGCCTTCATTTTTTACGATCGAGGCCATGCAATACTTGGTGAGCCTGCAATTGCGCCATCTGTTGGTGGACATGCCCTCGGTGGATCGGCTCTTCGACGAAGGCAAATTGAGCGCCCACCATATTTTTTGGAACCTGCCCGCAGGCAGTCATTCTGCGAATAATCAACCCCAACAAGACAAGACCATCACCGAGATGATCTACGTCCCCGCGCAAATCGCCGATGGAAAATACCTACTGAATCTGCAAATTGCGCCCTTTATGGCCGATGCGGCACCGAGCCGTCCGGTTTTGTATGCTTTGAATCCTGCATAA
- a CDS encoding Rieske (2Fe-2S) protein, with product MSSHENDNESWKRDFPIKKQDASLISRRDFAKFLTFISGGLMIGSGVIAAEALLFPHKTSDAEHFVCKPEDIPVGGTRSFVIQGSSIPYLMIHLENGSFHAYEQKCTHLSCAVFYAKGTGKIACPCHEGFFNAETGAVLAGPPPRALPKLEVLTKADGLYVREFRKA from the coding sequence ATGTCAAGTCACGAAAACGACAACGAAAGCTGGAAGCGCGACTTCCCCATCAAGAAGCAAGATGCATCACTGATCAGCAGGCGGGATTTCGCTAAGTTCCTGACCTTTATTTCTGGCGGATTGATGATCGGTAGCGGCGTAATTGCAGCTGAGGCCCTCCTTTTTCCGCACAAAACATCAGACGCCGAGCATTTTGTCTGCAAGCCAGAAGATATTCCTGTTGGGGGCACGCGCTCCTTTGTGATTCAAGGGAGCAGCATTCCGTACTTAATGATTCACTTGGAAAACGGCAGCTTCCACGCCTACGAGCAGAAGTGTACCCATCTTTCTTGTGCCGTCTTTTATGCGAAAGGAACCGGAAAAATCGCCTGTCCTTGCCATGAAGGATTTTTCAATGCGGAAACGGGCGCAGTGCTTGCGGGTCCGCCGCCCCGTGCCTTGCCTAAGCTGGAAGTCCTGACCAAGGCCGATGGCCTGTATGTCAGAGAATTCAGGAAAGCCTGA